The sequence AAAGCAGAAATATTTCCTTTCtttccaaatggaaaaaaagggcCTCTGCTGGGGTCAATCATCATTGATCTTGAACAAAATTGTAAAGAGAAATATTGAGTGGAATGTTTTGGAGACGAGACATCAAGGTGATGTGATCAAGAGATGACATCATTGCGGGCAACGCCAGTGGGTCGGTGGAACAACAAACGGTGAGGGGGCATGGAAACGACTTGCGCAGGTGTTTGCTTGCCGACTCACGTGCTGCTTGAGCACCAAGTTCTTCACTCCCTCCATCACCAGCTGAGAGCCGCTATTCATCACTCGTGAGAAGAGTCTGAGCAGGAGGAGGAACGGAGGACAAGCTCAGGTTGGAAATCTGGTTCACTTTGGCTATTTGAAGAAGGTACCCCATGGGCTTGACTCCGCTGTTGCCGTAGTTGGCGGGGGTGGCGGACATCTTGGTGAAGGCCCTGCGCAGTGAAGACACAAATCAAAGCGTGTCAGCGGCATTTGTTCTCATAAAGGCATCACAGCGGACCACGCATCCATCCGTCCAATTTTTTTGCAGGTTTGACAGGGAAGCCCACACACGACTCGGAGGGGGAGGCCTGCAGACGCTCTTTTTGGCTACAAGGGTTTGTAGCATCAAAAGGAGCAATTCAATGACAGGCTGGTCAGACGGGCTTCGGGTTTCCTGAGGACACGTTTTGAGGGAGGGCGCACCGGGTCGTCCGCTCTCTATCTCCACCCGCCAACTCGTCTTTCCCAGATCATCCTCCGGGAAAAGCGCGACTTAATTTCCATGCGGCCACGTGGGGGAGGCAAAGCAGGGGGCATTGCTCATCGAAGGATGCAGGCACAGAGACTCACTTCCACTGTTTGATGTAGGTGAGGGGCGACAGGTCACAGCCAGCATCCAGCATGGCCCTTTTGTACTGCTCCACGTCAGACTGGGGGCACACAACAAACAAACGCAACAAACAAAGTCGTGCTGGCATCATTAGAGCCACGGCAAGGGCAAAACAAAAAGGACCAGCGCAAAAACAAAAGAGCGGCAAGGGAACATTCCGTCGTACTTAGAGAAGGTTTGGACTGGAAAAGGACGAGCACGATTTACGACATGGCCGCTGTCACGGCCGGCCGCCGCCGGGCCTGCGATCGCCATCTGCGCGGTTGCTCTAGGGCGgggacaggcagacagacagacacacgcacgcacgcacgcgagaCAGATGCCCTGGCAGGCACATGCGGAGAGAGCTTGGTTCAATATTCACCTCGTCGCTGATTTTTTCTCCTCCTAACTTACCTTTGCTGAAAAATAGTTGCCGTTTTGTGCTCAAGCAAAACACATCAAAGTGAAGCGCTTCGTTTTGACAAAAGGAGCGCTTTACTGCCATTGTGTGTCATGCCTTGGTGCCAACAAATGATGTCAGAGTGAAGACGGAAGCTTGTTTTGGACAAAAAGGGCTCTTTGATAAAAGTGCCAAGGAACTAGGTTTAGGGTTTCCGTTACACAAAAGAAGTGCTTTACCGCCATCTTGCAGCATCTAGCTGCGAGGGGATTACTAATTGAAGACGTGATCAAGAGCAGTTCCTTTGGACAAAGGAGCGCTTTGGCATCATCTTTCGGAATCTGCAGGGACACATGCTGAAGCGCCTGAGAAATTTCCTTACGGCAAAAGTAGTGTTTTGCTGCCATCTGGTGACAACTCTAAACCTGTCAATTGTTTGTGGCTTTTGCTGCATGCAACAATTTGACTGATTTTAAAagtctaaaaaaaattaattctaAGTTTGTCGGTGGCGATACCTCGGAAGGAGGCTGCTGAGCTGtgatgaagaagatgaggaagagTCGCATCTTGTCTTCCGGAGTCCCCGCTGACGAGCAACAACAACATGGTGGCATCAACAACAGGGCGCTCAGACCGAGCCGTGAGTGTGCGCGCGTACCATCCGGGTCACTGATGATGTCCAGGAGAGATTTGTCCAAAGTCGACTTGCTCATCAGTTTTTCTTCATATTCAAAATAAAGATCCAATTTTCGGCTCTGAGAACACACAAGGGCACGAAACGTCACGGCGCGTACTTTACAGGTTAGGCACGCGCATGCATGTCGGTACCTTGATGTGGTCCAGCACGGCCGTGGCCACGTTGGTGTGCAGATCAATCAGGCGTTTCTTCTCCAGCAGCTCGGGCAGAGAACTATACAAACACCAAACTTAGCCACCCTGCGCACATAGTCTTGCTCTCGACATAACTATTGTCACGGGCATCGAGTCGTTATCATCTGAGCAATACAAAACTGTGACGCTCTTCTTCGCCATCAAATGTATGTTTCGTATGCGTGTAGGTTTTACATTGCCTCCTGGGTGAGGAGAAAAGCAGCACAAAAGCCATTGAACAGTAGGCCCAAAAAGTTGCTGCATTTGGTGCTGCATGAAGGCATTCCCATGAGGATGGGTTAACTTGCTCGCGAATAAGGAAGCTGGGAGCAGGCCACGCACCTGACGGCCGACGTGAGCTTGGCGGTGTTGTCGGACAGCATGCTGATGGCGCCCTCGTCCTCGCCCTCCAGGCCCTGCCCGCACAGAGAGCTCAGCTGGCGGCGGCAAGGTGGACAGCACCCGCCCACCTGGGGTTTCTCACCATGATGCTCTTCAGATGTTTGACCTCGTCCTCCTGCGCCCGGTACGCGTCCAGCTCCTCCTGGACTGACTCGGCCACCTCCGGGAAGGGACTGCCGCCACTCGCGGGCATACGCGGTTAGAAAAGCACTCTGCTCTCTCTTCGCTCCCCGGCCACTCACCTGCCCTTATGCTTTTGCCAGAACTTGTCGGCGGGCGTCAGGTCGTACGTGCGGCGGCTCTTCTTTTTGGGTCTGGCGCCGGCGGGGGACGCCTCGGCCACCGCGCCCTCCTCCAGCACCACCCAGTTGAGGTGGAAGTCCTGGCGGGCGGTTCAACAGTCATAATATAATTTTAGTGGACTTATCATTCATCATAATCAAAAAACTTAACAGACGGCTAACCATGACGTCATGGATGAGCGCCTGATATGTCCATGTGTGGTGAAGGGGTGTGGCCATGTCCATGTTGCGGTCAACCAGGACGAACAGCGGCCTCTGGAAGCTGCGCGCGAGAGGACCACAAGCGTCACAGGAGCCGCTGGTGGCAAGAAATGTGTGCTCACCTGAACTGCCCGGCGGCCATGTTGTCTCCCGTGAACAGGCTGTTCCTGGCGTCGCGGAGGTTTTCACGCAGCTTCTTGTCCAGCTTCTACGAGACGGGGTGTGGTGGACGGTGAAATGAATCAAAAGGTCACGCATCCATTTCAGAAGACAAGCGGGTCAGGATCACTTTGTCCCAATGTGGAACTGGACCAAAACCGACTGACTCGTTCCGTTTCTTCTACGGTAATGGAGCCCCGATGGTTGTGACCGACCACAAGCTTACAAGACAGGTCTCTGGTTTTCTGGGTCAGAGAAATATCACTTCGGCTCTCCATCCGAGACGTCACCGGGTTCCGACCTGGGTTCGACCAAGCTCTTGCGGGTTTTCGCCTGCAAAATGGGCTGAAAAGCGCACGGCGCCGCTCAACTCACCACGGCAACCATCTCTGCCGCGTTGCCACGGGGACACCGGATGACGGGCACAGCGCCTACGCGAGCACAGGGCGCATTTGTCGTCAAGGTCAGGGCGAGGGCAGGTTGGCGGCTGGCGGGGACGCACCAAGGGTGACGAAGAAGCAGAAGAGGCTATCCACGATGGTGTCCATGATGGCCTCTATGTCGGCATCCTGTGCGTCCGCCCGGTTGATAGCTGCAGGGTGATGCGGCACAATGGCACCAGTGAGCGGGCGGCAGCAGCCAGCAGCGGTGAGGCGCTCACGCGACGACGAAGCAGCAAAGCGGCACCGTGATACGAGATGAGCTCCTTGTTTTGATGGCACAGGACAAACATGTCATCCTCGAGCGTGATGAAGTTCAGGTACTGGTCGTAAACCTGAGCAACCAAAAAAGGTCCAGTTAGCCAATGCCATCACAAAAGAAACATTTGGGTCCAAATGATAACGGGAGGCTGCCGAGGTTCTATCGCATTTTGTTCATATTGAAATTTGTGAGTGATAATCGATTAAGGGTAAGCGTGGCAACCTTGGTGATCTGGCTGACGGCATTAGCGGCCAAGGCAGCACCGGCGATGTCCTCCAGTTTGCTTCGGCTGATGGCCGAGATGAAGTTCAGGTAGTACGATTCGTACAGCTGGTTCCTCAGGTCCTGcacccgcgcacacacacgcatccacaCACGGAGCCGGATCAGAACTCCGACATCGACTTAACTTGGGAGTTTTCACTTGCGAGAGGTCGCTCGCTTGGTCAACAAGCAGTCCAATAATTGGACGCAAAATGACAGCCTGCTCAAGGAGCGGGCCAAGACCAAATAAGGCGCAACCGGAGCCGGCTGCACCCATTTGCGCCATAAGGCGACGCCAGTTTGTAACctcatgaggggaaaaaaattgcgTCTTGAGTTTGATGCTCATTTGAGACCTGCCACAACTAAAGGTTGGGTTGCCGACGCGGTTCACTGAGTGCCAAAAGGTTGGCGACGTTCCACTCGAGAGACGCAGGCGCCAGCACCTGACACATTCTGTCGACGTTCTCCTCCGAGGGCATGACAAAGTAGATGGCCGGCACGTCAGGAATGGGATCTCGGTCCGAGTGGAGCAAGCTGAAGGCACAAAGGCAACGAGATGTCGATGGCGGGGCGAGGTGAGGTGAGGTGCGCCCACCCGACGGCATCTCACAGGTGCAGGGTGACGCCCATGTCCCGCAGCTCTTTGACAGACAGCAGAGGTGAGATTATGTCCTGGCCGAAGCGGTCGTAGATCAGCACCTAGGAAACAAACGCAAACTTGTCTCGATGCCTCTTTCGCCACACTCAAACTGCCATCCGGCTTTCGATGCCTTTGGTTCGTTAATTTGTGCgtcattttgtgtttgtttcttaCCTTCCATACTGGCTCGGATGCGGCGTTCTTCACGGGAGGAGTGTTGAAGTTCAACATGCGCCTCAGAGCCACTGGACGGCACCCGCGAGAAAAGACACAACACGTGAGCAGACATAACATCAATTGAGACGCGCCGAGACCCTGCTCGGGTTGGCTCTATTTTGCTACACTTTGTTCGATGGAAGTCAGGTTAAATTTAAGAGATGTTCGGGGAATAGAGTGGAGGGAAAGGTTCATATTTCCGTTCGGGACGATCAAGCGTTGCTCTCTTCCAATGTGCAGCGAAGCAGTCCATTTTGGAACACGCACGACGAGCTGAGCGGCAACTTTTGCTTACGCTTTCATCCTGAAAGTTTCTTTGCCATCTCGATGATTTCAAATCTTTGGAGACGAGACGTCAATGCGAAATACGGGGGAGAGCGCCAGGGAACAGAAGCTAATTCTATATGGCGGTCCATGAACGCTTGTTTAAATTACGCGTCCGTCTTAATTGACAGTTTAAAAGTCAAGAATGCGCCAGCAGATGACGGATGACAAGTGATTTGGAAATTTACGATCGGAAGACACGTACCTGTCTGCTTGTCGCGCACCGACGCCGCCATCTTGGATGTTGTGGACTGTCGATGACGTGTCTATCAGCACAAAGAGACATTAGTAGGAAGAGGCGCCACTCTGACGCAGTTTGACGAAATCATCGCGAGAGACGACCGAGAGGTATTACTCCGCTACCTTTTGAGTGAACGACGTTGGACGCGACCGACTTGACCCCCCCGATATCAATTTGGCTGGATTATTTAAATGATATAGCGTGATCGTCAGCACCgtgacaaacaaacatttgaatcaTTAAACATATGTATCAAAGGTCTTTCTTGTAGTCCTTGGAGGAAAATTCAAACTTTGGAGGTCTTCACAAGTGAAGAATCAGAGTGCAAAAGCCAGTTCAACAAAACGAGCAAGCAAGGAAAGATTTATTTGAATTAAGAGTTGTATTTTTCCAAGTTGATACTGAAGTCACAATTTAACAAGTGAACAATGTCACTGTGAAACATCattatgtcaaactcaaggccagggggccagatacggcacgccacatcattttatgtggcccgcgaagacaaattgtgcatcaaattcgtgtgtcattactagaatttcaaattgtgttcacttttaatcataatttaatcaatttggtttgtagcttttattgtatataatgaagtgctcatacatttatttgggttgacagtcataatggccctccgaaagaagctatgactacaatgcggcccctgaaaaaaatgagtttgacacccctgtcttagagtaataaaaaaaacttaattGTTAAGAAACTGTGACGGTGCAACGTTGCCAGGCAGGAGGTGCGCATGGTGGCCAACGACCACGGTGGTAGGACGACTTGACGGGCAGGAGGAGGGGGTTCTCCTCGAGCTGGCTCTGCGGGAAGAGGCCCTGCTTGGGCCGCGttttgtcctcctcctcctcgtcgtgTCAGCGGTGAGGCCAGAGGAGATAGACGGAGGGAGTCGGCGGGAGGCCGGCGGCGTCGGTGAACCGGTGGCCAAGAAGAGGAGGTCTCGCAGGAAGATGGTGCTGCGACGGCTGGCTGCTGGAAAAACAATTGCAATGTCAAAGAGGGGATGCGGTGCGTTGGGGTCTGCTGGAGAGGCCCGCATGTCCGTGTGAAGCGGCTACACTCATGTGGGGGGACTATTGTTGTGCCGGTGGGATTAGGGTAATTTGCCAGCAGGAACAAGGGGGGGGACGAGGCATATGCAAGGGCTTCTACAAGCATGTCAAGGTGAAGGAAGCCGCTTGGATGTAAAACGGCTGAAAAGGGCCTTGAAAAGGGCGTCGGCTTTGGTCACCTTTCCTGTCAGTGGACTTTGCGCATTCGGGACAGGTCCAGTCGGCGGCGTCCACCTTGAGCCCAGAGCACTTCCTGTGTGTCCCCCTGGACCCGCACAGCAGGCATCTGATCACTGTGAACCACCTGAGCGCCGTGGCAACGGGGAGAGAAGATTACGACGATGTTGAGCAACGTCGCAGGAATGCAGCGACCTCCGGCGAGGCGGACTCACCCGGTTTTGGCGGAATGCGCACGTCCGCTGGT is a genomic window of Syngnathus typhle isolate RoL2023-S1 ecotype Sweden linkage group LG16, RoL_Styp_1.0, whole genome shotgun sequence containing:
- the scfd1 gene encoding sec1 family domain-containing protein 1 isoform X1, which gives rise to MAASVRDKQTVALRRMLNFNTPPVKNAASEPVWKVLIYDRFGQDIISPLLSVKELRDMGVTLHLLLHSDRDPIPDVPAIYFVMPSEENVDRMCQDLRNQLYESYYLNFISAISRSKLEDIAGAALAANAVSQITKVYDQYLNFITLEDDMFVLCHQNKELISYHAINRADAQDADIEAIMDTIVDSLFCFFVTLGAVPVIRCPRGNAAEMVAVKLDKKLRENLRDARNSLFTGDNMAAGQFSFQRPLFVLVDRNMDMATPLHHTWTYQALIHDVMDFHLNWVVLEEGAVAEASPAGARPKKKSRRTYDLTPADKFWQKHKGSPFPEVAESVQEELDAYRAQEDEVKHLKSIMGLEGEDEGAISMLSDNTAKLTSAVSSLPELLEKKRLIDLHTNVATAVLDHIKSRKLDLYFEYEEKLMSKSTLDKSLLDIISDPDAGTPEDKMRLFLIFFITAQQPPSESDVEQYKRAMLDAGCDLSPLTYIKQWKAFTKMSATPANYGNSGVKPMGLFSRVMNSGSQLVMEGVKNLVLKQHNLPVTRVLDNLMEMKLHAETDDYRYFDPKMLRGSESSIPRNKNPFQEFVKSFSEILQKGKSQLVLHHHTHDLVVLEAIVFVVGGGNYIEYQNLVDYARSKAGKKILYGCSELFNASQFLKQLSQLGQK
- the scfd1 gene encoding sec1 family domain-containing protein 1 isoform X3 encodes the protein MAASVRDKQTVALRRMLNFNTPPVKNAASEPVWKVLIYDRFGQDIISPLLSVKELRDMGVTLHLLLHSDRDPIPDVPAIYFVMPSEENVDRMCQDLRNQLYESYYLNFISAISRSKLEDIAGAALAANAVSQITKVYDQYLNFITLEDDMFVLCHQNKELISYHAINRADAQDADIEAIMDTIVDSLFCFFVTLGAVPVIRCPRGNAAEMVAVKLDKKLRENLRDARNSLFTGDNMAAGQFSFQRPLFVLVDRNMDMATPLHHTWTYQALIHDVMDFHLNWVVLEEGAVAEASPAGARPKKKSRRTYDLTPADKFWQKHKGSPFPEVAESVQEELDAYRAQEDEVKHLKSIMGLEGEDEGAISMLSDNTAKLTSAVSSLPELLEKKRLIDLHTNVATAVLDHIKSRKLDLYFEYEEKLMSKSTLDKSLLDIISDPDAGTPEDKMRLFLIFFITAQQPPSESDVEQYKRAMLDAGCDLSPLTYIKQWKAFTKMSATPANYGNSGVKPMGLFSRVMNSGSQLVMEGVKNLVLKQHNLPVTRVLDNLMEMKLHAETDDYRYFDPKMLRGSESSIPRNKNPFQEDKKREPIDIETTEIFLKKKKQAV
- the scfd1 gene encoding sec1 family domain-containing protein 1 isoform X4; translation: MAASVRDKQTVALRRMLNFNTPPVKNAASEPVWKVLIYDRFGQDIISPLLSVKELRDMGVTLHLLLHSDRDPIPDVPAIYFVMPSEENVDRMCQDLRNQLYESYYLNFISAISRSKLEDIAGAALAANAVSQITKVYDQYLNFITLEDDMFVLCHQNKELISYHAINRADAQDADIEAIMDTIVDSLFCFFVTLGAVPVIRCPRGNAAEMVAVKLDKKLRENLRDARNSLFTGDNMAAGQFSFQRPLFVLVDRNMDMATPLHHTWTYQALIHDVMDFHLNWVVLEEGAVAEASPAGARPKKKSRRTYDLTPADKFWQKHKGSPFPEVAESVQEELDAYRAQEDEVKHLKSIMGLEGEDEGAISMLSDNTAKLTSAVSSLPELLEKKRLIDLHTNVATAVLDHIKSRKLDLYFEYEEKLMSKSTLDKSLLDIISDPDAGTPEDKMRLFLIFFITAQQPPSESDVEQYKRAMLDAGCDLSPLTYIKQWKAFTKMSATPANYGNSGVKPMGLFSRVMNSGSQLVMEGVKNLVLKQHNLPVTRVLDNLMEMKLHAETDDYRYFDPKMLRGSESSIPRNKNPFQELFRNSPEGKKPVSVASSHS
- the scfd1 gene encoding sec1 family domain-containing protein 1 isoform X2, with amino-acid sequence MAASVRDKQTVALRRMLNFNTPPVKNAASEPVWKVLIYDRFGQDIISPLLSVKELRDMGVTLHLLLHSDRDPIPDVPAIYFVMPSEENVDRMCQDLRNQLYESYYLNFISAISRSKLEDIAGAALAANAVSQITKVYDQYLNFITLEDDMFVLCHQNKELISYHAINRADAQDADIEAIMDTIVDSLFCFFVTLGAVPVIRCPRGNAAEMVAVKLDKKLRENLRDARNSLFTGDNMAAGQFSFQRPLFVLVDRNMDMATPLHHTWTYQALIHDVMDFHLNWVVLEEGAVAEASPAGARPKKKSRRTYDLTPADKFWQKHKGSPFPEVAESVQEELDAYRAQEDEVKHLKSIMGLEGEDEGAISMLSDNTAKLTSAVSSLPELLEKKRLIDLHTNVATAVLDHIKSRKLDLYFEYEEKLMSKSTLDKSLLDIISDPDAGTPEDKMRLFLIFFITAQQPPSESDVEQYKRAMLDAGCDLSPLTYIKQWKAFTKMSATPANYGNSGVKPMGLFSRVMNSGSQLVMEGVKNLVLKQHNLPVTRVLDNLMEMKLHAETDDYRYFDPKMLRGSESSIPRNKNPFQEAIVFVVGGGNYIEYQNLVDYARSKAGKKILYGCSELFNASQFLKQLSQLGQK